DNA sequence from the Chitinophaga flava genome:
TGATGGACCTGGACCCGCAAAACATAGACTTTAAATACGTAGTGGAGGCGGCCCTGCATATTAAAGATTTTCTGGACCAGTACCAGCTGCAGAGTTTCTGTAAAACTTCCGGCTCTGAAGGGCTGCACATCTATATTCCTACCGGGGGCAAATACAGTTACGATACCAGCCGTTTATTTGCGGAGTATATCGCCCGGCATGTTCATCGGGAACTGCCTCAGACCACGAGTGTAACAAGAACTAAATCGGACCGCAATAAAAAGGTGTATCTCGACTATTTGCAGAACAGGGTGGCACAAACGGTAGCAGCACCATACTCGGTAAGGCCTAAGCCTGGTGCTACCGTGTCTATGCCGCTGTCCTGGAAGGAAGTGAATGAATCGCTGCGGATCAGTGACTTTGATATTTTTAACTCACTTCAACGAATAAACGAAGCAGGAGACTTGTGGGAGGATATACTGCAAACAAAGAATGACCTGCACAGATTCATCAGTAACGTGGAAAAGCATACAAAAGCCTGACTTGTTTACTTTTTAAACTACCTGTTATGCAACGGTTTCATCTACATCTGCCCGTTGTACATTCGAAGGGATACGGCATCATTCTCGCCGTTATTTGTATGGTACTCACGGTTGTTTCTTATGCTACCGATCAATACGGTGCGTTGTGGACAGGCTTTGGTATCGCCCTGGTGTTTTTTGTAGGTATTTTAATCTCCATCATCCATTATAACGGGACGCATGGTGAGAAGACTTCTACGGCTTCCGCTTTTTACCTGGGTATCCGGACCACCTTCCTCGCTACCTTCCTGCTGGGGGTATTTGCCCTGATATTTCATGTTCTGGTGGTAAATGGGACTATTCATCGCCTGATACCTCAGGGCTTTCAGCAGACGCCCAGGATTATCAGAGGGATAGAAACAGAAAAGGAAAGGTTCTGGATTCTGTTTGTGGGTAATGTGTTGATTGCTGATATTGCTATGGGCGTGCTGGCCGCTATGCTGGGAGCACTCGTTTTTAAGGCCAATCAGAAGTCTGCCGGCGAAGCTACAAAGGACAACATTTAAGGATTTTGTTATGTACTTATTTAGTTATTTTGTTGTTGTTATAGGTGGGGCCCGTAGTCCCGCAGGCAACAATCCAAATAATTAAATCTGAGATACCTTGAAGGGCCATATACTCATTATAGATGATGAAGACCAGTTACGGAAGCTTTTGAGCCGTTTGCTGGCATTGGAGGGTTATACGATGCATGAAGCAGGCAATATCAGGTCTGCCATGAAAATCCTGGAAAAAGAAGAAATCAGCGTTGTGCTGTCGGACGTGAAACTGCCCGATGGCAATGGGGTGGAGCTGGTGCCCACGATCCGCACCCGTTTCCCGCAGGTGGAAACTATCGTCCTGACTGCCTACGGCAATATCGCTGATGGGGTACAAGCCATCAAAAACGGTGCTTTCGATTATATCACCAAGGGTGATGACAACAACCGCATCCTGCCACTGGTAAGCAAAGCCATGGACAAAGCCCGGCTGCAGTTCCGTATCCGCGACCTGGAGAAAAAGATCGCCGGCAAATATAACTTTGACAATATACTGGGCTCTTCGCCCGAAATTATGAGTGCGATAGAACTGGCGCGGAAAGTAGCTCCTTCGGATATGACGGTGCTGCTGCTGGGCGAAACCGGTTCAGGGAAGGAAGTGTTTGCCCACGCCATCCATGAAGGCAGCAACCGCCGTCAGCAGCCGTTTGTGGCGGTCAATTGCAGCGCTATCGGTAAAGACATCCTGGAAAGTGAGCTGTTTGGCCATGTGACCGGCGCCTTTACCGGTGCGGTAAAAGATAAAAAAGGATTTTTTGAAGAAGCCCGTGGCGGTACCATCTTCCTGGATGAAATGGGGGAGATGCCGGTAGAGCTGCAAGCCAAGCTGCTGCGTGTACTGGAGGCTCAGGAGTTTTATAAAGTGGGCGAGCCTAAAGCTATTAAAACAGATGTCCGGGTGATTGCCGCTACCAACCGTAATCTCGAACAGGAGATCGCCGCCGGTCATTTCCGGGAAGATCTGTTTTATCGTTTGTCCGTTTTCCAGATATCACTGCCATCACTGAACAACCGTAAAAAGGATATTCCTTTACTGGCCACCTGGTTTATTCAGCAGTTCGCGCCCAAGATGAATAAACGGCTGACGGGTATGAGTCCCGCTTTCCTGCAGGCTTTACAACAACACAGCTGGAAGGGTAATATAAGGGAGTTGCGTAATGTGATTGAAAGGGCAGCCATTCTCACGGATACGGATATACTGGATGTGTCTTCCCTTCCTTTTGATTTCCAGCAGGGGAAAGATGACAGCACGTCTTCCCTTCGTCTGGCAGATATGGAGAGAAGCCATATCATCAAAGTGCTGGGTCAGGTAAAGGGTAATAAGACCAGGGCAGCGGAGTTGCTGGACATCGGCCTTACTACGCTCTATAATAAGATCAAAGAGTACAATATTTAGCTGCTTACAGAATCCAGCCCATGATAAGGCAGGCAATTACGATAAATGGCGAAGGGAGTTTCGTGAATATCAGTAATGCCAGCGTGCAGATCATGATCAGGATGTTGTACCAGTTGGTGGGGATCGCCAGAAAGAGGATAAAGGTGGCGGCCCACATGATACCTACTACTACCGCGTTGATGCCTTCGAGAGCGCGGTAGATGATCACATATTTTTTCAGGTTATGCCAGATAGGGAAAAAGAAGAGTACCAGTAACAGGCTTGGCAGGAAAATGGCGATCGGCGCCAGCACACAGCCCAAAAACTGGTAGCCCATGCCCAGATTGCGCATAGCCATGCCTCCTACATAAGCGGATATCGAGAAGGTGGGGCCGGGGAGCGCACGCATAATACCCGCACCGGTAAGCAGCTCCTCCGCGCTCAGATATTGCGATTTGGCACGGGTAACGTACTGTTCCAGCATCATCGCGATCAGGATATCGCCGCCGCCGAATACCAGGCTGCCGAAACGGTAGAAGTTCTCAAAAAGGTTGAAGGGACGGCGTGTCACCCATTCATGGGAACGGGCATATTCCGAGAGGATACCCGCCAGTACGAAGATGAGCACAAACAGCCATATATTTCCCCACTGTATTTTTTTCGGCTTGTCTGAAATATCCGGAATACGTTTGTTACTGAAGTTGGAAACGATGCCGCCCAATATGATCAGGGCGGGGAAAGTCCAGGGTGATTTGAGGTAACAGGCTGCAAACATGGCCACAATCATGATCACAAAGGTGGCCACATTGTTGATGCTGATCCGGTATGCCTTGAGGCCGCCATAGGCCAGAAAACCTACCGCCATCGGCTGTACGTATTTAAAGATATCCGTTTGTAAGGCGCTTTTATTGAAATACTGCAGCAGGAAACTAAGCGAGCCCATCATCAGGCAGGCTGGCGTGATCCAGATAAGCAGGGTAAAGATGGCCAGCATCACGCCACCGCGTTTATAGCCAATGAGGGTAAGGGTTTGGGATGATGATGCCCCGGGAAGCAACTGGCAGAAAGCATTATATTCCATCAGCTCCTGCTCGGTAACATCTTTTCGCTGGTATACAAATGTTTTCATCATCATTGCCAGGTGCCCCTGCGGGCCACCGTAGGCAGTTATGCTATGTAATAGCACCGCTTTGAGAAAAGGTATATGACGTAGAAACACAGTTATTGATAAAGTGAATTCAGCTCCAAAGGATTCAATAAGTTAGTAAAAATAATCCTACAAAATACAATAGTGTCGCTAATTATACTAATCTGTAATGTAATAAAGGCACAATACTTGTAATACGGGAGGCTATCTGATCGAATATGGCCTTTTATCCGTTGTGACAGTTTGTTCTTGCGAAGATTTTAACCCACCGGCATGAAAGAGTGCCCGGACTAAAAGTCTAACCATATTGAAAAAACCAGCGAAAAAAATAACCATACAGAGAAGCCAAAAGAAAATAACCAGACTTGCCCGCGCGCAGGATAAATGTAAAGTCCCGGTAAGTAACCTTGCCGGGACTCTGTATATCAGGAGATAGTTTATTTTTTCAACCCAATTTCGCGCAGGCGTTCATCGAGGTATTCACCGGCAGTGATAGGTTCATATGCCAGCGGGTTTTCGGCGGTAACGCAGCTTCCCAGGCAATCCAGCTTCATACCGGATTTAGGATGCAGGAAGAAGGGGATGGAATAGCGGGAGGTATGCCACATTTCACGGGGAGGGTTGACAACCCGGTGAGTAGTGGATTTTAACCGGTTGTTGGTAAGGCGTTGCAGCATATCGCCCACGTTTACCACAATTTGTTCCGGCAGGGATGTTACCGGCACCCAGTTATTTTGTTTGTCCAGGATCTGCAGGCCGTCGGCAGAAGCGCCTACCAGCAGGGTAATCAGATTGATATCTTCATGTTGTTCCGCTCTGATGGCCGATTTAGGCTCCTGATTGATAGGAGGGTAGTGGATGGCCCTGAGAATGGAATTACCATTGTGTATTTTGTCATCGAAGTAATGCTCGTCCAGACCCAGGAACAGGGCGATAGCCTGCAGCAGGTGCTTGCCGGAAGTCTCAAAACCACGGTAAGCTTTAAAGAAGGTCGGTGTGAAAGCTGGTACTTCTGCCACCGCTACGTTAGGTGGATATTCTTCCCCGATCGGATCGTTGTCTTCCACAGTCTGACCAAACTGGAAAAACTCTTTCAGGTCAGGCGCGTCATAACCTTTGGCGTGTTCCTTACCAAAGGAGGTATAACCACGCTGGCCGGCCAGTTCAGGAATTTCGTATGTATGTTTGGTTTCAAAGGGAAGCTTGAAAAATGCTTGTACGTAATTGTAGAGGTCTGCAATAAGCTCGTCAGGAATACCATGATTCTTTACCGCTACAAAACCAACTTCTTCATAAGCCTTTCCCAGTTGCTGCACAAAAGCAGCTTTCCTGTTGGCATCACCGGAGGTGAAGTCTGCCAGGTCTACTGATGGGATGGAATGGGTAATTGCCATATCGTTTAATTGTTTTGGAGCGGTAAAGGTACGGAATATCAATTACGAATTACGAATGGCGAATTACGAATAATGATGACCAGAGCGGGCAGGAATGCATTTTGAGCGCAGTAAGTTGCCATGCTCCATTCGTAATTCTATTTGAAATAGGCTTCTTCCTTGGGATGGATGTCTACAATAGCGTAGCGGTCTACCTGGTTGATCAGCATTTCATCCATGATGTCTACTACATTTTCATAGCGGGCCTGCTTATCAGCTTTGATAAGTACCATCAGATCATTTTGATGGAAGGCCTTACTCACTGCTTCTTTTTTACGGATGATGATATCGCGGATACCGTTGTGGTTGGCAAAAGAGGTATAATTTACCTGTGGCGGTTGTGATGGATCATCTCCGATGCCTTCATACCAGGCGATGCGTCCCTGAGGTCCCAGTATAACAGTCAGCGCTTTGCTGGCAGCCAGCGACATAGGATCTCCATCACTGCGGGGCATCAGCAGGTCCATGGTTTTGGGCTGTGACAAGGTAGTGGTGAGCATAAAGAATGTGATCAGCAGAAAACCCAGGTCTACCATAGGTGTCATATCCACACGGGTTGATTTTTTGTTGCTGCGTGTTCTTTTGCCGCAGTGGCGGCCATTTGGAGCAGTTGTATTTATTTCAGCCATAACTAACGGTTTTGCATGTACGAAAAAATGGTTGAAAGCGCTTTCTGCTAATTAGATGCAGCCTGCATCACTTTCCACAAAAAAATAAAAATCAAAAAAATAAAACGCATAAAAAACCCTGTACAAGCAAGGCTCATACAGGGTAACTATAATTTATTTGATGAATCATGATGTATCAAATAAATGATCTGAAGCAAAACATCAGAAGAATCACTTTACATCATCATTCATCACCGTTAGAAGTCGGCGTTCTTCGGTGTCCTTGGGAAAGGAATCACGTCGCGGATGTTGGTCATACCGGTTACGAACAGCATCATACGCTCGAAGCCCAGACCGAAACCGGCGTGCGGTGCGGTGCCAAAGCGGCGGGTATCGAGGTACCAGGACAGTTCATCTACCGGCACATGCATTTCTTCCATGCGTTTTACCAGCTTATCGTAATCTTCTTCACGTTGTGAACCACCTACCATCTCACCGATGCCGGGGAAGAGGATGTCCATTGCTCTTACGGTTTTGTTGTCTTCGTTTAGCTTCATGTAGAAGGACTTGATTTCTTTCGGATAATCAGTCAGGATTACTGGCTTTTTAAAGTGTTTCTCCACGAGGTAGCGTTCGTGTTCGCTCTGGAGGTCTGCTCCCCATCCTTCAATGAGATACTGGAACTTCTTGTTTTTGTTAGGCTTGCTGTTTTTCAGG
Encoded proteins:
- a CDS encoding DUF4199 family protein; the encoded protein is MQRFHLHLPVVHSKGYGIILAVICMVLTVVSYATDQYGALWTGFGIALVFFVGILISIIHYNGTHGEKTSTASAFYLGIRTTFLATFLLGVFALIFHVLVVNGTIHRLIPQGFQQTPRIIRGIETEKERFWILFVGNVLIADIAMGVLAAMLGALVFKANQKSAGEATKDNI
- a CDS encoding sigma-54-dependent transcriptional regulator, whose protein sequence is MKGHILIIDDEDQLRKLLSRLLALEGYTMHEAGNIRSAMKILEKEEISVVLSDVKLPDGNGVELVPTIRTRFPQVETIVLTAYGNIADGVQAIKNGAFDYITKGDDNNRILPLVSKAMDKARLQFRIRDLEKKIAGKYNFDNILGSSPEIMSAIELARKVAPSDMTVLLLGETGSGKEVFAHAIHEGSNRRQQPFVAVNCSAIGKDILESELFGHVTGAFTGAVKDKKGFFEEARGGTIFLDEMGEMPVELQAKLLRVLEAQEFYKVGEPKAIKTDVRVIAATNRNLEQEIAAGHFREDLFYRLSVFQISLPSLNNRKKDIPLLATWFIQQFAPKMNKRLTGMSPAFLQALQQHSWKGNIRELRNVIERAAILTDTDILDVSSLPFDFQQGKDDSTSSLRLADMERSHIIKVLGQVKGNKTRAAELLDIGLTTLYNKIKEYNI
- the chrA gene encoding chromate efflux transporter, which encodes MFLRHIPFLKAVLLHSITAYGGPQGHLAMMMKTFVYQRKDVTEQELMEYNAFCQLLPGASSSQTLTLIGYKRGGVMLAIFTLLIWITPACLMMGSLSFLLQYFNKSALQTDIFKYVQPMAVGFLAYGGLKAYRISINNVATFVIMIVAMFAACYLKSPWTFPALIILGGIVSNFSNKRIPDISDKPKKIQWGNIWLFVLIFVLAGILSEYARSHEWVTRRPFNLFENFYRFGSLVFGGGDILIAMMLEQYVTRAKSQYLSAEELLTGAGIMRALPGPTFSISAYVGGMAMRNLGMGYQFLGCVLAPIAIFLPSLLLVLFFFPIWHNLKKYVIIYRALEGINAVVVGIMWAATFILFLAIPTNWYNILIMICTLALLIFTKLPSPFIVIACLIMGWIL
- a CDS encoding isopenicillin N synthase family dioxygenase; this translates as MAITHSIPSVDLADFTSGDANRKAAFVQQLGKAYEEVGFVAVKNHGIPDELIADLYNYVQAFFKLPFETKHTYEIPELAGQRGYTSFGKEHAKGYDAPDLKEFFQFGQTVEDNDPIGEEYPPNVAVAEVPAFTPTFFKAYRGFETSGKHLLQAIALFLGLDEHYFDDKIHNGNSILRAIHYPPINQEPKSAIRAEQHEDINLITLLVGASADGLQILDKQNNWVPVTSLPEQIVVNVGDMLQRLTNNRLKSTTHRVVNPPREMWHTSRYSIPFFLHPKSGMKLDCLGSCVTAENPLAYEPITAGEYLDERLREIGLKK
- a CDS encoding ExbD/TolR family protein, giving the protein MAEINTTAPNGRHCGKRTRSNKKSTRVDMTPMVDLGFLLITFFMLTTTLSQPKTMDLLMPRSDGDPMSLAASKALTVILGPQGRIAWYEGIGDDPSQPPQVNYTSFANHNGIRDIIIRKKEAVSKAFHQNDLMVLIKADKQARYENVVDIMDEMLINQVDRYAIVDIHPKEEAYFK